One Alligator mississippiensis isolate rAllMis1 chromosome 1, rAllMis1, whole genome shotgun sequence genomic window carries:
- the LOC132249474 gene encoding ecto-ADP-ribosyltransferase 5-like codes for MSLMPGAFDDQYIGCTEKMEKDAPRLMEEEMKKNRNLSVEWNKSEEKWNSMKKSLDKNLPRDFKDEYGRAIIAYTSTALSKVLNKAVRESATSLATYNSNFHFKAFHYYLTRALQLLRKSCDVTYKTPVYRGISDIRCEKKQFEIMRFGYFSSSSFNKIVAEHFRKDTGCLFTIHTCFGVDIMQYSYSKEQEEVLIPIHEKFQVFPGRDGSNSLVLQSTNQTCSHFNCACLGSEDWAERVQGVNGDYDMGPVTRMGRDNLTLLLPRGPVTGSNPEVGLMPPDGRAVPAPIRFLQYPPFALSCHAFIGVIWL; via the coding sequence ATGAGCCTGATGCCTGGTGCTTTTGATGACCAGTACATTGGCTGTactgaaaaaatggaaaaagatgcCCCCAGATTGATGGAGGAAGAGATGAAGAAGAACAGAAACTTGAGTGTGGAGTGGAACAAATCAGAAGAAAAATGGAACAGCATGAAGAAATCTCTTGACAAGAATCTCCCAAGGGACTTTAAGGATGAATATGGAAGAGCAATTATAGCCTATACCAGTACAGCACTTAGTAAGGTTCTGAATAAGGCAGTACGGGAGTCTGCTACCTCTCTAGCTACCTACAACAGCAATTTCCATTTCAAAGCTTTTCATTACTACCTGACAAGAGCTTTACAGCTCCTAAGAAAGAGCTGCGATGTGACGTACAAAACACCAGTGTACAGGGGAATCAGTGACATTAGATGTGAGAAGAAACAATTTGAAATCATGAGGTTTGGATATTTTAGCTCTTCATCTTTTAACAAAATAGTAGCTGAGCATTTTAGGAAAGACACTGGATGCTTGTTCACCATCCACACTTGCTTTGGAGTTGATATCATGCAATACTCCTATTCTAAGGAGCAAGAAGAAGTACTAATCCCCATCCATGAGAAATTCCAGGTGTTCCCAGGACGTGATGGGTCCAACAGCCTTGTCCTCCAAAGCACCAACCAGACCTGCAGCCATTTTAACTGCGCCTGTCTGGGGAGTGAGGACTGGGCTGAGCGTGTGCAGGGGGTCAATGGGGACTATGACATGGGGCCTGTCACGAGGATGGGCAGAGACAATCTGACACTCCTGCTGCCAAGGGGCCCTGTGACAGGATCCAACCCAGAGGTGGGCTTGATGCCTCCTGATGGCCGCGCTGTTCCTGCCCCAATCAGGTTCCTTCAGTACCCACCctttgctctttcctgccatgccttcatTGGGGTTATTTGGTTATGa